A region from the Streptosporangium sp. NBC_01756 genome encodes:
- a CDS encoding prenyltransferase has protein sequence MDRDRVVQTAQSIAAVQEPDGGIPWPEGHVDAWNHVECLMAMSVAGLTGPVRRGYDWLVRMQRADGSWPMKLVGGEAVEHGGESNHAAYVAVGVWHELLVTGDEDFAREMWPVVRSALDFVVGLQTDRGEIVWERAADGSPARYALLTGCASIYQGLRSGVLLGERLGDPQPDWELAADDLGHVLASHPEAFADKSRFSMDWYYPILGGAVRGPAAQARLAEEWDTFVEPGLGIRCVSDQPWVTGAESCELVLALDALGERDRALKLFADMQHLRHEDGSYWTGWQFVNEKWFPHERSAYTAAAVVLAADALAGYTTAAGLFRDAGAYVTDRPTAACGCSHIPSRT, from the coding sequence ATGGACCGAGACCGGGTCGTCCAGACCGCGCAGAGCATCGCGGCGGTGCAGGAGCCCGACGGCGGCATCCCGTGGCCCGAGGGACACGTGGACGCCTGGAACCACGTCGAGTGCCTGATGGCGATGAGCGTGGCCGGGCTGACCGGGCCGGTCCGCAGGGGCTACGACTGGCTGGTCCGGATGCAGCGCGCCGACGGCTCCTGGCCGATGAAGCTGGTCGGGGGCGAGGCCGTCGAACACGGCGGCGAGTCCAACCACGCCGCCTATGTCGCGGTCGGCGTCTGGCACGAGTTGCTGGTCACCGGGGACGAGGACTTCGCCCGCGAGATGTGGCCGGTCGTCCGCTCGGCGCTGGACTTCGTGGTCGGGCTGCAGACCGACCGGGGTGAGATCGTCTGGGAGCGGGCGGCCGACGGCAGTCCCGCCCGGTACGCCCTGCTGACCGGCTGCGCCTCGATCTACCAGGGGCTGCGCAGCGGGGTGCTGCTGGGTGAGCGGCTGGGTGATCCGCAACCGGACTGGGAGCTCGCGGCCGACGATCTCGGCCACGTGCTCGCCTCGCACCCCGAGGCGTTCGCCGACAAGAGCCGCTTCTCGATGGACTGGTACTACCCGATCCTCGGCGGCGCGGTGCGCGGCCCGGCGGCCCAGGCGCGGCTGGCCGAGGAGTGGGACACGTTCGTGGAGCCGGGGCTCGGCATCCGCTGCGTCTCCGACCAGCCGTGGGTGACCGGCGCCGAGTCGTGCGAGCTCGTGCTCGCGCTGGACGCCCTGGGCGAGCGGGACCGGGCGCTGAAGCTCTTCGCCGACATGCAGCACCTGCGGCACGAGGACGGGTCCTACTGGACCGGCTGGCAGTTCGTCAACGAGAAGTGGTTCCCGCACGAGCGCTCCGCCTACACCGCGGCCGCCGTCGTGCTGGCCGCCGACGCGCTGGCCGGGTACACCACCGCCGCGGGCCTCTTCCGCGACGCGGGCGCCTACGTCACGGACCGTCCCACGGC